ACCACCACCGCCCGCCACGGCCCGTCGGGACCGAGCTGGCCCCGCCCGACCATGGCCTCCAGGAAGCGGTGCCCGACCATCCCGTAGCCGGCCAGAACCAGGGTCCTCGCGGCCGCCACTAGGCAGCCTCCTCGAAGGTGAGGAGGTGGAGGAGGCGCTCCTGCACCTCGCGGTAGTGGGGGTCGTCGATCACCGACACCCGGTCCCGGGGGCGGGCCAGCTCGACGGGGATCACCTCCACGATCGACGGCCCGGGCGGGTTGCCCATCACCACGATCCGGTCCGACAGCAGGATCGCCTCGTCGATGCCGTGGGTGACCATCACCACGATCTCCGTGTCGGACTCGCTGGTCCACAGCTCGATGAGCTGCGACTGCAACTTGGCCCGGGTGAGGGCGTCGAGCGCCCCGAACGGCTCGTCGGCCAGCAGCACCCGCGGCTCCACCGCGAACGCCCGGGCCACGGCGGCCCGCTGCTGCATGCCGCCCGACACCTGGTGCGGCTTCTTGTCCTTCGCCTCCCACAGCCCGACGGCGGTGAGGTAGCGCTCGGCCGCGTCGGCGGCGGCCGACCGGGTCTTCTCGGGCCGGGCCGAGCGGACCGCGGCCCGCACGTTGTCCACCAGGCTCAGGCGGGGCAGCAGCGAGTAGTTCTGGAACACCATCGCCCGGTCGGGCCCCGGCCGGGTCACCGGGTTGCCGTCGAGCCGGATCGAGCCCGCGTCGAGCGGCAGCAGCCCACCCAGCGCCCGCACCAGCGTCGACTTCCCGCAGCCCGAGTGGCCGATCAGCGAGACGAACTCACCGGGCTCGACGGTCAGGTCGATCCCCCGGAGCACCGACTGGGCGCTGCCCCCGTGGGCGAACGACTTCCACGCACCTTCCACGACCAGGCTCACGGCTGGGCTCCGTCCTCGATGGCGACGGCCTTGGCCAGCCGCAGCAACAGCAGGTCCAACACGAGCCCGACCACGCCGATGATCACGATGCCGGCGGCGACCTTGTCGAGGTTGAGCGCGTTGTACCAGGTCCAGATCTGGCGGCCGATGCCGGACGTGCCGCCGAGCATCTCGATGGCCACGATCACGATCCAGCCCATCCCCATCGACAGGCGCAGGCCGGTGACCGTGTACGGCAGCACGTGCGGGAACAGCACGTGACGCAGGTAGGCGAGGCGGCCGAAGCGGAACACGCGGGCCACGTCCCGCTGGTCGGTGGGCACGGCGGCGGCGCCGGCCGCGGTGTTGAGCACCGTCGGCCACAGGGCGATCACGAACACCGTCCAGATCGCCGCGATCTCCGACTCGCCCAGCGCGAACGCCAGGATCGGGAACCACGCCAGCGGCGACACCGGCCGCAGCACCTGCACGATCGGGTTGACGGCCTGCCAGGTGCGCCGGCTCGAGCCGATGGCCAGGCCCAGCGGCACGCCGACCAGCGTCGCCAGCGTCCAGCCCTTGAACACCCGCTGCAGCGTCAGCCACACCAGCACGCCGACGCCCTTGTCGTCGGGGCCGTTGTCGTAGAAGGGGTCGGACAGCAGCTCCCGCAGCACGGTGAAGGTGTCGCCGGGTGTCGGGAGCTTGGGGTTGCGGGACGCGCCCAGCGCCCACAGGGCCACGAACACGACCACGCCGACGACCGCCCATCCGAGGGCGGCGCCGGCGCGGCGGGTGCGGGAGCCCGTAGGCAGGACGGGTGGTGTGGGGGCGGGGGCGGGGACGGGGTCGGCCGGGACGACCGCGAGGACCGGTCGCTCCTCCGTCACCTCCACCGGGGCGGGGTTGGTCACGCTCATGGGCGGGCTGCCTCCTCGTCGGGGTTGGCAGGGTCGAAGGTGACGCCGTCGAGCTTCACGTCGAAGGGCGCCATGTCGTCGTCCGGCACGTCGACCCCCTCGGCCGCGGCGACCTCGGCGTACAGGTCGGTGAGGATCAGCTCGTCGACCAGCTCCTGGTAGGGCGGGGCCTCGTCGAGGTAGCCGAAGCGCTGGTACTGGGCCAGGTACCAGAGGCCGTAGGCGCGGCGGGGGAAGTTGGTGAGCCCGTCGCGGAAGAACTGCATCTGGTCGCCCGCGAACGTCCGCTCGCCGAGGTCGGCGCCCAGGTCGTAGGTGCCGGTGAGGCGGCCCCGGATGTCGTCGGGCTGGGCGTTGACGTACTTCTCGACGCCCAGGGTGTCGGCGGCCTCGGAGCGGTTGTCGGGGTCGTCGAGCCACTTGCCGGCCTGGAGGACCGCGCCCATCACGTCCTTCAGGACGTCGGTCTCCTCGGTGAGCCGTGTGCCGACGACCAGGGCCTTCTCGGGGTGGTGTTCCCAGATGTCCTGCGTCGTGAGGTGGGTGAAGCCGATGTCCTGGGCGACGGCGACCGCGTTCCAGGGCTCGCCCACGCAGTAGCCCTTGATGTTGCCGACGGTCATGTTCTGCACCATCTGCGGCGGCGGCACGGGCTGGATGTCGACGGCGGAGAACTTCGTACCGGTGGCCAGCAGCCAGTAGCGCAGCCAGGCGTCGTGGGTGCCGCCGGGGAAGGTCATGGCCAGTTGCGGCGTGCCGGCCGCGGCGAGCGCCTCCTTGGCGGCGTCGAGGTCGCCGTAGCCGGCGTCGGCGAACTCGTTGCCGAGGGTGATGGCCTGGCCGTTGTTGTTGAGGATCATGGCG
This genomic stretch from Acidimicrobiales bacterium harbors:
- a CDS encoding CmpA/NrtA family ABC transporter substrate-binding protein — encoded protein: MDRRSFLQAGALTLGAAALPGLAAACGSGGSDADSTSGGSGSGGGKRKVKLGFIALTDCASVVMAQELGYFDERDLDVEVVKQESWPVTRDNLLRGEIDGAHCLLGMPFSVATGIGAEQPSRDLKVAMILNNNGQAITLGNEFADAGYGDLDAAKEALAAAGTPQLAMTFPGGTHDAWLRYWLLATGTKFSAVDIQPVPPPQMVQNMTVGNIKGYCVGEPWNAVAVAQDIGFTHLTTQDIWEHHPEKALVVGTRLTEETDVLKDVMGAVLQAGKWLDDPDNRSEAADTLGVEKYVNAQPDDIRGRLTGTYDLGADLGERTFAGDQMQFFRDGLTNFPRRAYGLWYLAQYQRFGYLDEAPPYQELVDELILTDLYAEVAAAEGVDVPDDDMAPFDVKLDGVTFDPANPDEEAARP
- a CDS encoding ABC transporter ATP-binding protein gives rise to the protein MSLVVEGAWKSFAHGGSAQSVLRGIDLTVEPGEFVSLIGHSGCGKSTLVRALGGLLPLDAGSIRLDGNPVTRPGPDRAMVFQNYSLLPRLSLVDNVRAAVRSARPEKTRSAAADAAERYLTAVGLWEAKDKKPHQVSGGMQQRAAVARAFAVEPRVLLADEPFGALDALTRAKLQSQLIELWTSESDTEIVVMVTHGIDEAILLSDRIVVMGNPPGPSIVEVIPVELARPRDRVSVIDDPHYREVQERLLHLLTFEEAA
- a CDS encoding ABC transporter permease subunit, with translation MSVTNPAPVEVTEERPVLAVVPADPVPAPAPTPPVLPTGSRTRRAGAALGWAVVGVVVFVALWALGASRNPKLPTPGDTFTVLRELLSDPFYDNGPDDKGVGVLVWLTLQRVFKGWTLATLVGVPLGLAIGSSRRTWQAVNPIVQVLRPVSPLAWFPILAFALGESEIAAIWTVFVIALWPTVLNTAAGAAAVPTDQRDVARVFRFGRLAYLRHVLFPHVLPYTVTGLRLSMGMGWIVIVAIEMLGGTSGIGRQIWTWYNALNLDKVAAGIVIIGVVGLVLDLLLLRLAKAVAIEDGAQP